A DNA window from Impatiens glandulifera chromosome 7, dImpGla2.1, whole genome shotgun sequence contains the following coding sequences:
- the LOC124945321 gene encoding protein ASPARTIC PROTEASE IN GUARD CELL 1-like, which yields MADTTIFFFFTLFSFSSYFTLVLSRTLLLQNSQTTTTTVLHVSASLQKTTQTFPLNQSALQKPKPTSSSLSFDLHSRFSIHRASHNVDYKSLTLTRLQRDSIRVKSLQTRLDLAVTGLTQSDLTPIQTELAADKLQTPVISGISQGSGEYFSRIGIGKPAKDVYMVLDTGSDVNWMQCAPCADCYQQSDPIFEPTSSSSYSPLTCDTRQCRSLDVSECRNETCLYQVSYGDGSYTVGELVTETVTFGKSEEVNKIAIGCGHNNEGLFIGAAGLIGLGGGSLSFPSQINASSFSYCLVDRDSDSVSTLEFNSGIPPSAVTATLLRNTKLDTFYYVDLIGITVAGVNISIETSVFKLESNGSGGVIIDSGTAVTRLQTEAYNAVRDEFVKRTKELVRVKAVELFDTCYDLSSMKIVDVPKIGFRFSNGKVLSLPAKNYLIPVDSAGTFCFAFAPTSSTVAIIGNVQQQGIRVSFDLVNSLVGFSPSIC from the coding sequence ATGGCGGATACAActatattcttcttcttcactctcttCTCTTTCAGCAGTTATTTCACCCTAGTTCTCTCCCGAACCTTACTTCTTCAGAACTCCCAGACCACCACCACCACAGTCCTCCACGTCTCAGCCTCACTTCAAAAAACTACACAAACCTTTCCTCTCAATCAATCAGCTCTTCAGAAGCCGAAACCGACctcatcttctctttctttcGACCTACACTCTCGATTCTCCATCCACAGAGCTTCCCACAATGTCGACTACAAGTCTCTCACCTTAACCAGGCTTCAACGAGACTCAATTCGAGTCAAATCACTACAAACTCGGCTAGATCTAGCGGTTACAGGCCTCACTCAGTCCGATCTAACACCTATTCAGACTGAACTCGCCGCAGACAAGCTACAAACGCCGGTAATTTCTGGAATAAGTCAAGGAAGCGGCGAATACTTCTCACGAATCGGAATCGGAAAACCGGCGAAAGATGTATATATGGTTTTAGATACTGGAAGCGACGTTAACTGGATGCAATGTGCTCCATGCGCAGATTGTTACCAACAATCTGACCCCATCTTCGAGCCTACCTCTTCCTCATCGTACTCGCCTCTTACTTGCGATACTCGCCAGTGCAGATCGCTCGACGTTTCAGAATGCCGAAATGAAACTTGTCTCTACCAGGTCTCATACGGCGATGGATCTTACACAGTCGGTGAACTCGTGACGGAAACCGTCACTTTCGGGAAATCGGAAGAGGTTAACAAGATTGCAATCGGTTGTGGACATAATAACGAAGGATTGTTTATCGGAGCCGCTGGATTAATCGGACTCGGCGGTGGTTCTCTATCGTTTCCCTCTCAAATCAACGCATCTTCCTTCTCCTACTGTCTCGTCGATCGTGATTCCGATTCCGTTTCAACTCTCGAATTCAATTCCGGAATACCTCCTTCTGCAGTAACCGCTACGTTGCTTCGTAACACGAAACTCGACACGTTCTACTACGTTGATTTGATAGGGATAACTGTCGCCGGTGTAAATATCTCAATTGAAACTTCTGTTTTCAAGCTTGAGAGTAATGGAAGTGGAGGAGTGATTATAGATTCTGGAACGGCTGTGACGAGGTTGCAGACGGAGGCGTATAATGCAGTTCGAGATGAGTTTGTGAAGAGGACGAAGGAGTTGGTTAGGGTAAAGGCGGTGGAATTGTTTGATACTTGTTACGATTTGTCGTCTATGAAGATCGTGGATGTGCCGAAGATTGGATTCAGATTCTCGAACGGGAAGGTGTTATCGTTACCGGCGAAGAATTACTTAATACCTGTAGATTCGGCGGGGACGTTTTGCTTTGCATTTGCTCCGACGTCGTCGACGGTAGCGATAATTGGGAACGTGCAACAGCAAGGGATACGTGTGAGTTTTGACCTGGTTAACTCTCTGGTTGGGTTCTCGCCCAGTATATGTTGA